Proteins co-encoded in one Armatimonadota bacterium genomic window:
- a CDS encoding BlaI/MecI/CopY family transcriptional regulator encodes MELPNLGELELELLRFITDHSPITVKEASVQFGEERGLARTTVLTVMERLRKKGYLKRKSREGVFEYCPCLQKSDLFRRLTRSFADKVLGGSLDPLVAYLAEDADLSDEQINELQHLLEEKRTKNE; translated from the coding sequence ATGGAACTTCCGAACCTTGGTGAACTGGAATTGGAACTGCTCAGGTTCATAACCGATCATTCTCCAATTACGGTAAAAGAAGCGTCGGTTCAATTTGGCGAAGAGCGAGGACTGGCGCGCACTACTGTTCTTACTGTAATGGAGCGTCTGCGAAAGAAGGGCTATCTGAAAAGAAAGAGTCGGGAGGGAGTATTCGAATACTGCCCCTGTCTTCAGAAAAGTGATCTTTTCAGAAGGCTTACTCGCTCATTTGCAGACAAGGTGCTCGGCGGCTCACTCGACCCATTAGTGGCTTACCTGGCGGAGGACGCAGATTTGAGTGACGAGCAGATAAACGAGTTGCAGCATCTGTTGGAAGAGAAGAGGACAAAAAATGAATAG